A portion of the Coraliomargarita parva genome contains these proteins:
- a CDS encoding Tll0287-like domain-containing protein, whose translation MKKSTIALIATTAIASTSLLSLVGCGEAEASVEPGVSYQKLTDALHMVLENDRTVYTKNVVNRLVKDEKVIKASEHWTEDKALPLPAQMFRMGAELTAEKEAWFSYSLQSLWPINKSNAAGQTDVEKEGLEFIAENGGSAPYYGQETLGGKEYFTAVYADVAVAPVCVSCHNNHKDSPKTDFELGDVMGGVVIRIPMDG comes from the coding sequence ATGAAGAAATCGACTATCGCACTGATCGCCACCACCGCCATCGCCAGCACGAGCCTGCTCTCGCTGGTCGGCTGTGGAGAGGCTGAAGCCAGTGTAGAGCCCGGAGTTTCCTACCAAAAGCTCACGGATGCCCTGCACATGGTTCTGGAGAATGACCGTACCGTCTACACCAAGAATGTCGTGAACCGGCTGGTGAAGGATGAGAAAGTAATCAAAGCCAGCGAGCACTGGACGGAGGACAAGGCCTTGCCGCTTCCCGCCCAGATGTTTCGTATGGGTGCCGAGTTGACCGCCGAAAAGGAGGCCTGGTTCAGCTATTCGCTGCAATCGCTATGGCCGATCAACAAATCGAATGCCGCGGGGCAGACGGATGTTGAGAAGGAGGGGCTCGAGTTTATCGCCGAAAACGGCGGCAGCGCCCCGTATTACGGCCAAGAGACGCTGGGCGGCAAGGAGTACTTCACTGCCGTGTATGCCGACGTTGCCGTGGCACCGGTTTGCGTCAGCTGCCATAACAATCACAAGGACAGTCCGAAGACCGACTTCGAGCTGGGCGATGTGATGGGCGGCGTGGTCATCCGTATCCCGATGGATGGCTGA
- a CDS encoding PfkB family carbohydrate kinase, whose protein sequence is MASTSENESSENAPQSQPLAVFGEVLFDCFPGGKRVLGGAPFNVAWALQAFGLEPLFISAVGKDDPGHAIMERMLDWGMARGGLHVDAAHTTGEVQVELVDNEPRYDICSPRAWDAIPDPSICVSGLIYHGSLALRSRMNQVTLRTILERSPAGRFYDVNLRPPHTPFELVKTWMTGAEWVKLNLDELREVLREPKLVFGDHDDAVDELRERYSIRNVLLTAGSDGAAIRGLYGSGLLQPAPRVEQFADTVGAGDSFTAVTLYGILSGWTADEIVDRAGKFAAKVCGLNGATSESREFYQI, encoded by the coding sequence ATGGCTTCAACTTCAGAAAACGAGAGTTCGGAAAACGCGCCCCAAAGTCAGCCCCTCGCTGTCTTCGGAGAGGTGCTCTTTGATTGCTTCCCCGGAGGCAAACGTGTGTTGGGCGGGGCGCCTTTCAATGTCGCCTGGGCGCTGCAGGCCTTCGGTTTGGAGCCGCTTTTCATCAGTGCCGTGGGCAAGGATGATCCTGGACACGCGATCATGGAAAGAATGCTGGATTGGGGGATGGCGCGCGGCGGGCTGCATGTCGATGCGGCGCACACGACCGGGGAAGTACAGGTTGAACTGGTCGACAATGAACCCCGGTATGACATCTGTTCGCCTCGTGCCTGGGATGCGATTCCGGACCCGTCCATCTGTGTCAGCGGACTGATCTATCATGGCTCCCTGGCATTGCGGAGCCGGATGAATCAAGTCACACTGCGGACGATACTCGAACGCAGTCCGGCCGGCCGTTTCTATGACGTGAACCTGCGTCCCCCGCATACGCCCTTCGAACTGGTCAAGACTTGGATGACCGGTGCGGAGTGGGTGAAACTGAACCTCGATGAGCTGCGGGAAGTCTTGCGCGAGCCGAAGCTGGTGTTCGGGGATCATGATGATGCCGTTGATGAACTACGGGAGCGATACTCGATCCGGAATGTTTTATTAACCGCCGGTAGCGATGGCGCGGCGATCCGTGGTCTTTACGGCTCCGGGCTCCTGCAACCGGCACCGCGTGTCGAACAGTTTGCGGATACCGTGGGGGCGGGGGATTCGTTCACGGCAGTCACGCTGTACGGTATCCTTTCCGGTTGGACGGCTGATGAGATCGTGGATCGGGCGGGGAAGTTTGCAGCAAAAGTGTGTGGCCTGAATGGTGCAACCAGTGAGTCGAGGGAATTTTACCAGATATAA
- a CDS encoding cytochrome c3 family protein → MFKVLKAYGLWILLVIALTSYLSYALSGQAEEALMPGETTHGHFQIEMACSECHTKGMGVKQDACNRCHAEELKRVDDSHPVIKFKDPRNASRLEHLDATKCVTCHREHQPELTGEMGLTLPGDYCYFCHQGIAEERPSHAGLGFDSCATSGCHNFHDNTALYERFLVDHLDEADFKEDAVLRVRDYYDDPARRKAPLKLEDANMGERVEYTHRILHDWSTTAHAAAGVQCTYCHEVKDEARGVFEWVDRPDHNSCRNCHEHETKTFLEGRHGMRLAQGMSPMTPGMARIPMRKDAAHLEMNCMSCHGSHRFNTVSAAVDACLNCHNDEHSRAYKQSPHYTKTYLPASQGAASMGQAVSCATCHMPRVERSKFGQSFTIVDHNQNNSLRPNEKMIRSACIQCHSLQFTLNSLADEGLIRSNFNGRPSVFVDSLEMAREEKLKDEARRSGDED, encoded by the coding sequence ATGTTCAAAGTGCTTAAAGCTTACGGCCTCTGGATCCTTCTGGTCATTGCCTTGACCAGTTACCTGAGCTATGCGCTTTCGGGGCAGGCGGAGGAGGCTTTGATGCCGGGTGAGACAACGCACGGGCATTTCCAGATCGAGATGGCTTGTTCCGAGTGTCATACCAAGGGCATGGGGGTGAAGCAGGACGCCTGTAACCGCTGTCATGCTGAGGAACTCAAGAGGGTCGATGACTCGCACCCTGTGATCAAATTCAAGGACCCCCGCAATGCGAGCCGGTTGGAGCATCTGGATGCCACGAAATGTGTGACCTGTCACCGTGAGCACCAACCCGAACTGACCGGTGAAATGGGCCTGACGCTTCCGGGGGACTATTGTTACTTCTGTCATCAGGGAATTGCCGAGGAGCGGCCTTCGCATGCAGGGCTCGGATTCGATTCCTGTGCGACTTCAGGCTGCCATAACTTTCACGACAACACCGCCCTCTATGAACGGTTCCTTGTCGATCATTTGGACGAGGCCGATTTCAAGGAGGACGCGGTTCTTCGTGTGCGTGATTACTATGACGACCCGGCTCGCCGGAAGGCTCCGCTGAAGCTGGAAGACGCGAATATGGGTGAGCGTGTGGAATATACGCACCGCATTCTTCATGACTGGTCGACTACGGCGCATGCCGCGGCGGGGGTGCAGTGCACGTATTGCCATGAGGTGAAGGACGAGGCGAGAGGCGTGTTCGAGTGGGTGGACCGGCCGGACCACAACTCCTGCCGGAATTGTCATGAGCATGAGACGAAGACGTTCCTCGAGGGGCGTCACGGAATGCGTCTGGCTCAGGGGATGAGCCCGATGACGCCGGGTATGGCAAGGATTCCCATGCGCAAGGATGCCGCGCATCTCGAAATGAACTGCATGTCCTGTCACGGCAGTCACCGCTTCAACACGGTCAGCGCGGCGGTCGATGCCTGCCTGAACTGTCACAACGACGAGCACTCCCGTGCGTACAAGCAATCGCCTCACTACACGAAGACCTATCTGCCTGCGAGCCAGGGCGCGGCGTCGATGGGCCAGGCTGTCAGTTGCGCCACCTGCCATATGCCCCGGGTGGAGCGAAGCAAGTTCGGCCAGAGTTTCACGATCGTCGACCATAACCAGAACAACAGCTTGCGACCGAATGAGAAGATGATCCGGAGCGCCTGTATCCAGTGTCACAGTCTGCAGTTTACGCTCAACTCGCTGGCCGATGAGGGCTTGATCCGGTCCAATTTCAACGGACGACCTTCCGTCTTTGTGGATAGCCTTGAAATGGCAAGGGAGGAAAAACTGAAGGACGAAGCGCGCCGTAGCGGGGATGAGGATTAA
- a CDS encoding HAD-IIB family hydrolase, which produces MLATDLDGTLIPLPEAPENKEALQTLTQALHSQQRKLVFVTGRHFESVLDAIARFDLPMPDWIVCDVGSSIFKRMGDAYEPYTAYVSHLESVTQSLDRNIILDSLKDIEGMRLQVPEHQQQFKISYECEGNALDATTHSVEAALRDKELPYCSLGSLDPFSGLGLIDVLPLHVNKAYAVIWLATHADFHPGEVVFSGDSGNDLAALTCGFRAIVVSNASSGLADKVEAHHKAKGWKERFIFTQGKASSGVLEGCRYFGLI; this is translated from the coding sequence GTGTTAGCGACAGACCTGGACGGCACACTCATCCCGCTCCCGGAAGCACCGGAAAACAAGGAGGCATTACAGACCCTGACACAGGCCTTGCACTCGCAACAGCGCAAGCTGGTCTTTGTCACCGGGCGTCACTTCGAATCCGTGCTCGATGCCATCGCTCGCTTCGACTTGCCCATGCCGGACTGGATCGTCTGCGATGTCGGCAGCAGTATTTTCAAAAGAATGGGAGATGCCTACGAACCCTACACAGCGTATGTCTCTCATCTGGAAAGCGTCACTCAATCGTTGGACCGGAACATCATCCTCGACAGCCTGAAAGACATCGAAGGCATGCGCTTGCAGGTACCGGAGCATCAACAACAATTTAAAATCAGTTACGAGTGCGAGGGGAACGCACTGGATGCAACCACGCACTCCGTTGAGGCGGCATTGCGCGACAAGGAACTCCCCTATTGCAGCTTGGGCAGCCTCGATCCATTTTCAGGATTAGGCCTGATTGATGTGCTCCCACTACATGTAAACAAGGCCTACGCGGTCATCTGGTTGGCCACCCACGCGGACTTCCACCCCGGCGAAGTCGTCTTCTCAGGCGATTCGGGCAATGACCTCGCCGCGCTCACTTGCGGCTTCCGTGCGATTGTCGTTTCCAATGCAAGCAGCGGCTTGGCCGACAAGGTCGAAGCCCACCACAAAGCCAAGGGCTGGAAGGAGCGGTTCATCTTCACGCAAGGCAAGGCCAGCAGTGGCGTGCTTGAAGGCTGCCGTTACTTCGGACTCATCTAG
- a CDS encoding Rrf2 family transcriptional regulator, producing MELTSFTDYSLRVLIYLARNREELSSIGELADYYDLSRHHLAKIVNRLAELGYIDAIRGKNGGVRLAQEPAQINIAAVIRQTEPHFNLVECMGPKGHVSKCMIHGDCKLKGALAVARGHFFAHLEQYTLADVATTSKAVSCAGG from the coding sequence ATGGAATTGACCTCATTTACAGATTACTCCCTGCGCGTCCTGATTTATCTGGCCCGTAACCGGGAGGAGTTGTCCTCGATCGGGGAACTTGCCGACTATTACGATTTGTCCCGCCACCATCTCGCGAAGATTGTGAATCGCTTGGCCGAATTGGGATACATAGACGCGATCCGTGGCAAGAACGGCGGCGTGCGCTTGGCTCAGGAACCGGCACAAATCAATATTGCCGCAGTCATTCGCCAAACCGAGCCCCATTTCAATCTCGTGGAGTGCATGGGGCCGAAAGGGCATGTATCGAAGTGCATGATACATGGTGATTGTAAGTTGAAAGGGGCGCTCGCCGTCGCGCGTGGGCACTTTTTTGCACACCTGGAGCAGTACACGCTCGCGGATGTGGCGACGACTTCGAAGGCGGTCTCCTGTGCCGGTGGGTAG
- a CDS encoding group I truncated hemoglobin yields the protein MSSIYERIGGEAAIDAAVDLFYKKVLADDRIKHFFVGIPMERQHDHQKKFLTVALGGPNNYSGRGMKAAHSRLVNEMGLNDGHFDAVMENLGATLVDLGVPADLIGEAAAVAESTREQVLGRA from the coding sequence ATGAGCTCTATCTATGAACGAATCGGCGGGGAAGCCGCCATCGATGCCGCCGTGGATCTATTCTACAAGAAGGTCCTGGCTGACGACCGTATCAAACACTTCTTTGTCGGGATCCCGATGGAACGCCAGCACGACCATCAGAAGAAGTTCCTGACGGTCGCACTTGGGGGGCCGAACAACTATTCCGGTCGCGGAATGAAGGCCGCCCACTCCAGACTCGTCAACGAAATGGGGCTCAATGACGGCCACTTCGACGCCGTGATGGAAAACCTGGGGGCGACTCTGGTCGACTTGGGCGTGCCGGCGGACTTGATCGGCGAAGCCGCCGCGGTTGCGGAGAGTACCCGCGAGCAGGTACTTGGCAGGGCTTAA
- a CDS encoding FAD-dependent oxidoreductase — MPKAEHRNDPDTKPLVIVGNGMASWRLCRKLVEHGVHENRRIIVYGEERLPAYDRVNLTRYFGLESPEELLLSPAEWYGCHEIDLRTGTRIIKLDTNLKVVVDSDGREISYGDCVLATGSRPFVPPIPGGSGPGVFVYRTTDDIESIKAAAGTARRGLVIGGGLLGLEAANVLKDLDVKTTIVQASSGLMSRQLDEDAAGYLLREVAELGMSVLLRTQTTRIESDDGGVEVHFEKHDPMRVDLVIVATGIVPRDDLAVGAGLPTAARGGIIVNDKLEAAAPHVFAIGECASHRGQVYGLVAPAYEMADLLAARFAGHSKLRYQGSDNSCRLKLFGVEVGTFGDYLQEGRYHVYRGERSYRSIVTRGRKLIGATVVGDWDQTAELERAVREGRTLKIKAGEKFERTGALFEGEGATSVLSWPDHALVCNCTRTSCGMLKTAVAGGCRNVAELTKVTGAGGVCGSCLPQLAGFFGDEVKVSDFAKPKGMRLLWGASVVGLLACLCLIFIPPLPAAETVQGWYYAFTGIWRDSLSKQISGFTIAGFSLLALVLSARKRFRWLNVGNYGFWRAAHSWLGICTIVGIFLHTGLNFGENLNLWLLACFLGLNLAGGLAALAVAAEKHLAGEQGARLRALATKAHIIFFLPYPVLLGFHIAKVYLY; from the coding sequence ATGCCGAAAGCAGAACACCGTAACGATCCGGATACAAAGCCATTGGTCATTGTCGGTAACGGCATGGCCAGTTGGCGCTTGTGCCGGAAACTGGTCGAGCATGGCGTGCATGAAAACCGGCGAATCATTGTCTACGGTGAAGAACGGTTGCCCGCTTATGACCGAGTCAATCTGACCAGGTATTTCGGACTTGAGTCGCCGGAGGAGCTGTTGCTTTCCCCTGCAGAGTGGTATGGATGCCATGAAATCGATCTTCGGACAGGAACCCGTATCATAAAGCTGGATACGAACCTGAAGGTGGTGGTCGACTCGGACGGGCGCGAGATTTCCTATGGGGACTGCGTTCTGGCCACCGGCAGCCGGCCTTTTGTGCCGCCGATCCCCGGCGGGTCCGGCCCGGGGGTCTTTGTTTACAGGACTACGGACGACATTGAGTCCATCAAGGCGGCCGCCGGAACCGCCCGAAGAGGCCTTGTCATCGGCGGCGGCCTGCTTGGTCTGGAGGCCGCCAATGTCCTCAAGGACCTGGATGTGAAGACGACGATCGTCCAGGCCTCCAGTGGACTGATGAGCCGCCAGTTGGACGAGGACGCCGCGGGGTACCTGCTGCGTGAAGTCGCCGAGTTGGGGATGAGTGTTCTGCTGCGGACGCAGACAACACGGATTGAATCGGACGATGGCGGCGTGGAGGTGCACTTTGAAAAACATGATCCCATGCGGGTGGACCTTGTCATTGTCGCCACCGGAATCGTCCCGAGGGATGATCTGGCGGTGGGAGCCGGTCTGCCCACCGCCGCCCGTGGCGGGATTATCGTGAACGACAAGTTGGAGGCCGCCGCGCCGCACGTCTTCGCGATTGGCGAGTGTGCCTCCCATCGTGGGCAGGTCTATGGCTTGGTTGCTCCCGCCTATGAAATGGCGGATCTTCTGGCTGCCCGTTTTGCCGGTCATTCCAAATTGCGGTATCAGGGAAGTGACAATTCCTGCCGATTGAAATTGTTCGGGGTGGAGGTCGGAACCTTCGGTGATTACCTACAGGAAGGTCGCTATCATGTTTACCGCGGGGAACGAAGTTATCGCTCAATCGTCACGAGAGGCAGGAAGCTGATCGGTGCCACCGTCGTCGGGGACTGGGATCAGACGGCCGAGTTGGAGCGCGCGGTGCGTGAAGGCCGGACGCTAAAGATAAAGGCCGGCGAGAAATTTGAGCGCACGGGCGCGCTTTTTGAAGGCGAGGGCGCGACCTCGGTATTGTCATGGCCGGATCATGCGCTGGTTTGCAACTGTACCCGGACCAGTTGCGGCATGCTGAAGACTGCGGTCGCCGGAGGCTGTCGTAACGTGGCGGAACTGACCAAGGTGACTGGTGCGGGAGGCGTCTGCGGATCCTGTCTGCCGCAGCTTGCCGGCTTTTTTGGAGACGAGGTCAAGGTGTCGGATTTCGCCAAGCCAAAGGGGATGCGACTGCTCTGGGGCGCTTCCGTCGTCGGCCTGCTTGCCTGCCTGTGCCTCATTTTTATTCCGCCCTTGCCGGCCGCGGAAACGGTTCAGGGCTGGTATTATGCGTTTACCGGGATCTGGCGGGATTCCCTGAGCAAGCAAATTAGCGGTTTCACCATTGCAGGGTTCTCGCTACTGGCGCTCGTGCTCTCTGCACGCAAGCGTTTCCGTTGGTTGAATGTCGGGAATTACGGTTTCTGGCGTGCGGCCCATTCGTGGTTGGGGATCTGTACGATCGTCGGCATTTTCCTCCATACCGGTTTGAACTTCGGGGAAAACCTGAACCTTTGGCTGTTGGCTTGTTTTCTGGGGCTGAATCTGGCGGGCGGTCTGGCTGCTCTGGCCGTGGCTGCGGAAAAGCATTTGGCGGGCGAGCAAGGGGCTCGCCTGCGCGCCTTGGCAACCAAAGCGCATATTATCTTCTTTCTTCCGTATCCGGTCCTGCTCGGGTTTCACATCGCAAAGGTCTATCTTTACTGA